From Scatophagus argus isolate fScaArg1 chromosome 2, fScaArg1.pri, whole genome shotgun sequence, a single genomic window includes:
- the slc25a38b gene encoding mitochondrial glycine transporter B isoform X1, with amino-acid sequence MELAAAHPALKAFMCGSLSGTCSTLLFQPLDLVKTRLQTIQKNAKPGAPKVGMVTVFINVIRTEKFFSLWKGVSPSFVRCIPGVGIYFSTFYSLKQHYFMDRAPNAGEAVLLGAGARAVAGVCMLPFTVIKTRFESGCYNYVSVVGALRSMYETEGIRALFSGLTATLMRDAPFSGIYVMFYSQAKKTLPQEVASSPYAPLVNFSCGVVAGIMASLVTQPADVVKTHIQISPSHWSTADAIRYIYMEHGIGGFFRGAVPRSLRRTLMAAMAWTVYEQLMARMGLKS; translated from the exons ATGGAGTTAGCAGCG GCTCACCCGGCTCTCAAAGCCTTTATGTGTGGCTCTCTCAGTGGCACCTGCTCTACGCTGCTCTTCCAGCCTTTGGATCTGGTCAAGACACGGCTGCAGACCATACAAAAGAATGCCAAGCCAGg TGCTCCAAAGGTGGGGATGGTTACCGTATTCATCAATGTCATTAGGACAGAGAAGTTCTTCAGTCTGTGGAAGGGAGTTTCACCG TCATTTGTGCGCTGCATCCCTGGTGTGGGCATCTACTTCAGCACCTTCTACTCCCTGAAGCAGCACTACTTTATGGATCGGGCACCCAACGCTGGCGAGGCTGTTCTGCTTGGAGCAGGTGCCAGAGCTGTGGCTGGTGTCTGCATGCTGCCCTTCACAGTCATTAAGACCCGCTTTGAg AGTGGCTGTTACAACTATGTGAGTGTGGTGGGGGCTCTGAGGAGTATGTATGAGACAGAGGGAATCAGGGCTCTGTTTTCTGGCCTGACCGCCACGTTGATGCGAGACGCTCCCTTCTCCGGCATCTACGTCATGTTCTACAGCCAGGCCAAGAAGACACTGCCTCAAG aaGTGGCTTCGTCGCCTTACGCTCCGCTGGTGAACTTCAGCTGTGGGGTGGTAGCAGGCATCATGGCGTCGCTGGTCACACAGCCTGCCGATGTGGTGAAGACCCACATTCAAATCAGCCCCTCCCATTGGAGCACGGCAGATGCTATTCGCTACATCTACATG GAACATGGAATAGGTGGATTTTTTCGCGGGGCTGTACCAAGGTCCCTGAGACGCACTCTGATGGCTGCTATGGCTTGGACTGTCTACGAGCAGCTGATGGCTCGAATGGGCCTCAAATCCTGA
- the slc25a38b gene encoding mitochondrial glycine transporter B isoform X2, translated as MQEKQDSQSRVPGSLWKAHPALKAFMCGSLSGTCSTLLFQPLDLVKTRLQTIQKNAKPGAPKVGMVTVFINVIRTEKFFSLWKGVSPSFVRCIPGVGIYFSTFYSLKQHYFMDRAPNAGEAVLLGAGARAVAGVCMLPFTVIKTRFESGCYNYVSVVGALRSMYETEGIRALFSGLTATLMRDAPFSGIYVMFYSQAKKTLPQEVASSPYAPLVNFSCGVVAGIMASLVTQPADVVKTHIQISPSHWSTADAIRYIYMEHGIGGFFRGAVPRSLRRTLMAAMAWTVYEQLMARMGLKS; from the exons atgcaggaaaaacagGATTCTCAGAGTCGAGTTCCAGGCAGCCTGTGGAAG GCTCACCCGGCTCTCAAAGCCTTTATGTGTGGCTCTCTCAGTGGCACCTGCTCTACGCTGCTCTTCCAGCCTTTGGATCTGGTCAAGACACGGCTGCAGACCATACAAAAGAATGCCAAGCCAGg TGCTCCAAAGGTGGGGATGGTTACCGTATTCATCAATGTCATTAGGACAGAGAAGTTCTTCAGTCTGTGGAAGGGAGTTTCACCG TCATTTGTGCGCTGCATCCCTGGTGTGGGCATCTACTTCAGCACCTTCTACTCCCTGAAGCAGCACTACTTTATGGATCGGGCACCCAACGCTGGCGAGGCTGTTCTGCTTGGAGCAGGTGCCAGAGCTGTGGCTGGTGTCTGCATGCTGCCCTTCACAGTCATTAAGACCCGCTTTGAg AGTGGCTGTTACAACTATGTGAGTGTGGTGGGGGCTCTGAGGAGTATGTATGAGACAGAGGGAATCAGGGCTCTGTTTTCTGGCCTGACCGCCACGTTGATGCGAGACGCTCCCTTCTCCGGCATCTACGTCATGTTCTACAGCCAGGCCAAGAAGACACTGCCTCAAG aaGTGGCTTCGTCGCCTTACGCTCCGCTGGTGAACTTCAGCTGTGGGGTGGTAGCAGGCATCATGGCGTCGCTGGTCACACAGCCTGCCGATGTGGTGAAGACCCACATTCAAATCAGCCCCTCCCATTGGAGCACGGCAGATGCTATTCGCTACATCTACATG GAACATGGAATAGGTGGATTTTTTCGCGGGGCTGTACCAAGGTCCCTGAGACGCACTCTGATGGCTGCTATGGCTTGGACTGTCTACGAGCAGCTGATGGCTCGAATGGGCCTCAAATCCTGA
- the LOC124053400 gene encoding dromaiocalcin-1-like — MPFFCFNLIVVEHKMTWEEAVMHCRQTHTTLTSLASETEHLLALNKIRHDHITKRVWIGLRYLEDRWLWVDGNPLEYWAWPQGGDQDHQCPMQKRCGALTKEGVWEAWDCQDKLNFICY; from the coding sequence ATGCCGTTTTTCTGCTTCAACCTGATCGTGGTGGAGCACAAGATGACCTGGGAGGAGGCAGTAAtgcactgcagacagacacacactacaCTCACAAGCCTGGCCTCTGAGACTGAGCACCTTCTGGCCCTGAACAAGATCCGGCACGACCACATCACTAAGCGGGTGTGGATTGGCTTGCGATACCTGGAGGACCGCTGGCTGTGGGTGGATGGCAACCCTTTGGAGTATTGGGCCTGGCCCCAAGGAGGAGATCAGGACCACCAGTGTCCAATGCAGAAACGCTGTGGAGCTTTGACCAAAGAGGGAGTGTGGGAGGCGTGGGACTGCCAGGACAAACTTAACTTCATCTGTTACTAA